The Candidatus Zixiibacteriota bacterium genome includes a window with the following:
- the ileS gene encoding isoleucine--tRNA ligase — translation MKFDPLKENFAIPAAEEKILAFWDDQKVFEKSCEAAKDRPHFVFYEGPPTANGKPGIHHVISRTVKDLICRYKAMQGFRVDRKAGWDTHGLPVEIEVEKTLGLKNKGEVVKYGITEFNQRCRESVFKYLDLWNKITRRMGYWLDLDDAYVTLKTEYVETVWWILKNFFDRGLIYKGYKTVPFCPRCETGLSSHEVAQGYELVKDPSIFVKIKAADGDFSYLVWTTTPWTLPSNAALCMKPNADYVMIEHEGEKLVLAEALVPKLFDEPKEVLERAKGSDFLKRKYEPLFDTFADQKDNAFFVINGDFVTLEDGTGIVHIAPGFGADDYEAGQKYGLPVLQAIEANGIFKDFAGPYAGMFVKDADKEIIKDLKISGRLFKKELYEHNYPFCWRCDSPLIYIARQSWYLKTTQFKDRLIANNNAIHWHPDEIRTGRMLDWLENNVDWSLSRERFWGTPIPIWVCDDEKCGKMRAIGSIEELKQEAINCPDEVDLHKPMMDEVKLRCECGREMTRIPEVVDVWFDSGAMPYAQWHYPFENQEEFKIKYPAEFISEAVDQTRGWFYSLLAISTILFDQPPFKNVIVLEFILDKLGKKMSKHKGNVVDPFTTMDDYGADPTRWYLVASSNPWLSTRFDFEGLKEVIRKYFDTLRNTYSFFAIYANIDDITGRAAADNLSIENFLASKAGEPNRFDRWVWSRYNSLIKDVTTSLDGYDITRAVRALQHFVIEELSNWYVRNNRRRFWAEGDDPSKMRAFLTLYRILLGVVKMMAPVAPFMAELLYRELVGGDKNTPMSVHMTAYPRSDEGAIDKDLEQTMSLVERTVSLGRAARSRKNLKVRQPLSKIMVDLGGLGGFDRIADYTDIITDELNIKELAPVDGLDKYVSYSAKLNFKTAGPKLGADVKKAAAWLAELPSESIRKFAAEKTLEFEANGKKYTLGEDDIAVIRDEREGFAVENDGPLSVALVTDLNQDLIDEGFSRELVNKIQNMRKSSNLEVTDRITVTMVCTEPVKQAAERFEEFIRKETLADRLNLVGDAPDGSQEWNINGEKAAITVAKV, via the coding sequence ATGAAATTCGATCCACTCAAAGAGAACTTCGCCATCCCGGCCGCCGAGGAGAAAATCCTGGCCTTCTGGGACGACCAAAAGGTATTCGAGAAATCTTGTGAAGCGGCCAAAGACCGCCCGCATTTTGTCTTTTATGAGGGACCGCCGACTGCCAACGGCAAGCCCGGGATTCATCATGTAATATCCCGCACCGTCAAAGACTTGATCTGTCGTTATAAGGCGATGCAGGGTTTCCGCGTCGACCGTAAGGCCGGATGGGATACCCACGGATTGCCGGTCGAGATTGAGGTCGAGAAGACACTCGGCCTGAAAAATAAGGGCGAAGTGGTTAAATATGGGATCACCGAGTTCAACCAGCGCTGTCGCGAGTCGGTGTTCAAGTATCTCGATTTGTGGAATAAGATCACTCGCCGCATGGGCTACTGGCTCGATCTGGACGATGCCTATGTCACCCTCAAGACCGAATACGTGGAAACGGTCTGGTGGATTCTGAAGAATTTCTTCGACCGCGGCCTCATTTATAAAGGTTACAAAACCGTCCCGTTCTGTCCCCGTTGCGAAACCGGCCTCTCCTCACACGAGGTGGCCCAGGGGTACGAACTGGTCAAGGATCCTTCGATATTCGTCAAGATCAAGGCCGCCGACGGCGATTTCAGCTATCTGGTCTGGACCACCACTCCCTGGACACTTCCTTCCAACGCCGCCCTCTGTATGAAGCCCAACGCCGATTATGTCATGATCGAGCACGAGGGCGAAAAACTGGTCCTGGCCGAGGCGCTCGTGCCGAAACTGTTCGATGAACCCAAAGAAGTGCTCGAACGGGCCAAGGGCTCCGATTTCCTGAAACGCAAGTATGAGCCGTTGTTCGACACTTTCGCCGATCAGAAGGACAACGCCTTTTTCGTGATCAACGGCGATTTCGTTACCCTAGAGGACGGCACCGGGATCGTGCACATCGCTCCCGGCTTCGGCGCCGACGACTACGAAGCGGGTCAGAAATACGGTCTGCCGGTGCTGCAGGCAATCGAAGCCAACGGTATTTTCAAAGATTTCGCCGGTCCTTATGCCGGGATGTTCGTGAAAGACGCCGACAAGGAGATTATCAAGGATTTGAAAATCTCCGGTCGCTTGTTCAAAAAAGAGCTGTACGAGCACAACTATCCGTTCTGCTGGCGTTGTGATTCGCCGCTGATTTACATTGCGCGGCAATCCTGGTATCTCAAGACGACCCAATTCAAAGACCGCCTGATCGCCAACAACAACGCTATCCACTGGCATCCGGACGAAATCCGCACCGGCCGTATGCTCGACTGGCTCGAAAACAACGTCGACTGGTCGCTCTCGCGCGAGCGGTTTTGGGGTACACCGATTCCGATCTGGGTCTGCGACGATGAGAAATGCGGCAAAATGCGGGCGATCGGGTCGATCGAGGAACTGAAGCAAGAGGCGATCAACTGCCCGGACGAGGTTGACCTGCACAAGCCGATGATGGACGAGGTCAAGCTCAGATGTGAGTGCGGCCGCGAGATGACTCGCATTCCGGAAGTGGTCGATGTCTGGTTCGACTCCGGTGCGATGCCGTACGCCCAATGGCATTACCCGTTCGAGAACCAGGAAGAGTTCAAGATCAAATACCCGGCCGAGTTTATCTCGGAGGCAGTCGATCAGACCCGAGGCTGGTTCTACTCATTGCTGGCGATCTCGACGATCCTGTTCGACCAGCCGCCGTTTAAGAATGTGATCGTGCTAGAGTTCATTCTCGATAAGCTCGGCAAGAAGATGTCCAAGCATAAAGGGAACGTGGTCGACCCGTTTACCACGATGGACGACTACGGCGCCGACCCGACCCGCTGGTACCTGGTAGCGAGTTCGAATCCCTGGTTGTCGACCAGGTTCGATTTCGAGGGACTCAAAGAGGTGATCCGCAAGTATTTCGATACCTTGCGTAATACCTACAGTTTCTTTGCCATCTACGCCAACATTGACGATATCACCGGTCGCGCCGCGGCCGATAATTTGTCTATCGAGAATTTCCTGGCTTCCAAAGCGGGTGAGCCGAACCGGTTCGACCGCTGGGTATGGTCGCGTTATAACAGCCTGATCAAAGATGTCACGACCTCGCTGGACGGCTATGATATTACTCGTGCGGTGCGAGCGCTTCAGCATTTCGTAATCGAGGAACTGTCGAACTGGTACGTACGCAACAACCGTCGCCGGTTCTGGGCCGAGGGGGATGATCCCTCCAAGATGCGGGCGTTTTTGACGCTTTATCGCATATTACTCGGGGTGGTTAAAATGATGGCGCCGGTAGCACCGTTCATGGCCGAGTTGCTCTATCGTGAATTGGTCGGCGGCGACAAGAACACCCCGATGTCGGTTCACATGACCGCTTATCCCAGATCGGACGAAGGAGCCATCGACAAAGACCTGGAACAAACCATGTCGCTGGTGGAGCGGACCGTTTCGCTCGGCCGGGCGGCTCGGTCGCGCAAGAATCTCAAGGTTCGCCAACCGCTTTCCAAAATTATGGTCGATCTCGGCGGGCTGGGCGGATTCGATAGAATCGCCGATTACACCGATATCATTACCGACGAGTTGAATATCAAGGAGTTAGCTCCGGTCGACGGCCTCGATAAATATGTCAGCTACAGCGCCAAACTGAATTTCAAGACAGCCGGACCCAAGTTGGGGGCGGATGTCAAAAAAGCCGCGGCCTGGCTGGCCGAGTTGCCCTCGGAGTCAATTCGTAAGTTTGCCGCTGAAAAAACACTTGAATTTGAAGCCAATGGTAAGAAATATACCCTTGGTGAAGATGATATCGCGGTTATTCGTGATGAGCGAGAGGGCTTTGCCGTAGAAAATGACGGCCCGCTTTCGGTAGCGCTGGTGACCGATCTCAACCAGGATCTGATTGACGAAGGTTTCTCCCGCGAGTTAGTCAATAAGATCCAGAATATGCGCAAGAGTTCCAATCTCGAGGTCACTGATCGCATCACCGTCACCATGGTCTGCACTGAGCCGGTGAAGCAGGCCGCCGAGCGGTTCGAGGAGTTCATCCGGAAAGAAACACTGGCCGACCGGTTGAATCTGGTCGGGGATGCTCCGGATGGTTCACAGGAGTGGAACATTAACGGCGAGAAAGCAGCTATAACGGTTGCCAAAGTTTAG
- a CDS encoding TraR/DksA C4-type zinc finger protein — protein sequence MRKAELERYKKKLLERKKALLEEMGILMDSHVSTTIKDSTGDLSSYSYHMADQGTDAMERELAFMMASKSGRLVYHIDEALRRIKDGTYGKCQSCGKQISRHRLNAVPHARLCIECKSSEEDKKAGRK from the coding sequence ATGCGCAAAGCCGAATTGGAACGATACAAGAAAAAACTCCTCGAGCGCAAAAAAGCACTCCTGGAGGAGATGGGTATACTCATGGACTCCCATGTATCGACCACCATCAAAGACTCGACCGGTGATCTGTCGTCCTACTCCTATCACATGGCGGACCAGGGGACTGACGCTATGGAGCGGGAGTTGGCTTTCATGATGGCTTCCAAATCCGGTCGGCTGGTGTACCATATCGATGAGGCTTTGCGTCGTATCAAGGACGGTACCTACGGCAAATGCCAGAGCTGCGGCAAACAAATCAGCCGCCATCGGCTTAACGCCGTGCCCCATGCCCGCCTGTGCATCGAGTGTAAATCTTCCGAAGAGGACAAAAAAGCTGGCCGCAAATAG
- the lspA gene encoding signal peptidase II: MPACASSVNLPKRTKKLAANSSTKRLILAGVIAVVVALLDQGTKYLAVQNLTLGESVEVFGRFFMLTLIYNLGGAMGTNFGTPTYYLISSILILVLVVVYAWFHRDQWRILFPLGLVAGGAIGNIVDRIAYGKVVDFLDFDFFNMNLFGYQIDRWWTFNIADAAISVAIVLLFINIIFLSPNKDEQQSSSEPSPEIPPYGGQI; encoded by the coding sequence ATGCCCGCCTGTGCATCGAGTGTAAATCTTCCGAAGAGGACAAAAAAGCTGGCCGCAAATAGTTCCACAAAGAGACTTATTCTGGCCGGTGTGATTGCGGTTGTCGTGGCCCTGCTTGACCAGGGGACCAAGTATTTAGCCGTGCAGAATCTTACCCTCGGGGAATCGGTCGAAGTGTTCGGCCGGTTTTTTATGCTGACCTTGATCTACAATCTCGGTGGAGCTATGGGGACCAATTTCGGTACACCGACTTACTATCTTATCTCCTCGATTTTGATTCTCGTGTTGGTGGTCGTTTATGCCTGGTTCCATCGCGACCAATGGCGTATTCTTTTCCCACTCGGTCTCGTGGCAGGCGGAGCGATCGGGAACATTGTCGATCGCATTGCCTACGGGAAAGTGGTCGATTTCCTCGATTTCGACTTTTTCAATATGAACCTGTTCGGTTACCAGATCGACCGCTGGTGGACGTTTAACATTGCCGATGCCGCCATCTCGGTGGCGATAGTTCTGTTGTTTATCAATATCATTTTCCTGAGTCCGAATAAAGACGAACAACAATCATCGTCGGAGCCATCGCCGGAAATCCCCCCCTACGGCGGGCAAATATAG
- a CDS encoding nuclear transport factor 2 family protein — protein sequence MPAQTNLETEREAIVATINASIGWAKEKDKDLLYNAMAQDEELFFFNPDDDGVMRGFTQFQKLVDGFFMTDAFKATNYEIRDLKLGLSQSGTVAWWACRLDDFCEINGRATGWEDIRWTGVMEKRDGRWQIVQQHFSYPTERFQK from the coding sequence ATGCCCGCACAAACCAATCTCGAGACCGAGCGCGAGGCGATTGTCGCAACGATCAATGCCTCGATCGGCTGGGCCAAGGAGAAAGACAAAGACCTTCTTTACAACGCCATGGCTCAGGATGAAGAGTTATTCTTTTTCAATCCGGACGACGACGGAGTCATGCGAGGATTCACCCAGTTCCAGAAACTGGTCGACGGGTTCTTCATGACCGACGCCTTTAAGGCGACCAACTATGAAATCCGCGACCTGAAGTTAGGGCTTTCTCAAAGCGGAACGGTTGCCTGGTGGGCTTGTCGTCTGGATGATTTCTGTGAAATCAACGGACGAGCGACCGGCTGGGAAGATATCCGCTGGACCGGCGTGATGGAAAAACGCGACGGCCGCTGGCAAATTGTCCAGCAACATTTCTCTTATCCCACAGAACGCTTTCAGAAATAA